In Tissierellales bacterium, the following proteins share a genomic window:
- a CDS encoding HesA/MoeB/ThiF family protein: MKKHIDKRYVKNMNALSIGENKILNESKVCIVGCGGLGGYIIELLGRIGVGNLTVIDGDVFDETNLNRQVLCHTKNIGQNKAIEAKKRMELVNPLIKVTAIDKMLTAKNASTILKGHDVIVDALDNIKVRLLLQEKAKQLDIPMIHGAIAGFYGQVTTILPGDDILNKLYPEDTIEKKGIEGSLGNLSFIVPLIASMEVSEVIKLLIKQGDLLNKKVLFIDSLENNYDLIEFD, translated from the coding sequence ATGAAAAAGCATATTGACAAAAGATATGTTAAGAATATGAATGCTTTGTCTATAGGGGAAAATAAAATTTTAAATGAAAGTAAAGTTTGTATTGTTGGCTGTGGAGGATTAGGTGGATATATTATTGAATTACTTGGGAGAATTGGAGTGGGAAACCTTACTGTTATAGATGGAGATGTTTTTGATGAAACAAATTTAAATAGACAAGTTTTATGTCATACTAAAAATATAGGTCAAAATAAAGCTATTGAAGCAAAAAAAAGGATGGAGCTAGTAAATCCATTAATTAAGGTAACGGCAATAGATAAAATGCTAACTGCAAAAAATGCATCTACTATTTTAAAGGGGCATGATGTTATAGTAGATGCTCTTGATAATATTAAAGTAAGATTATTATTACAAGAAAAAGCTAAACAATTAGATATACCAATGATACATGGAGCTATAGCTGGATTTTATGGTCAGGTTACTACTATCTTGCCTGGAGATGATATACTAAATAAATTATATCCAGAAGATACTATAGAAAAGAAAGGGATAGAAGGGAGTCTGGGAAACCTTTCTTTTATAGTTCCATTAATTGCATCAATGGAAGTTTCAGAAGTAATAAAACTGCTAATAAAACAAGGAGATTTGCTAAATAAAAAAGTTTTATTCATTGATAGCTTAGAAAATAATTATGATTTAATTGAGTTTGATTAA
- a CDS encoding stage V sporulation protein S, which yields MDVLKVSAKSSPNSVAGALAGVLREKGNAEIQAIGAGAINQAVKAIAISRGFVAPSGMDLICIPAFTDIEIEGEERTAIKFLVEPR from the coding sequence ATGGATGTATTAAAAGTATCAGCAAAATCAAGTCCAAATTCTGTTGCAGGAGCATTAGCTGGAGTCTTAAGAGAAAAAGGGAATGCGGAGATTCAGGCAATCGGTGCAGGTGCAATTAATCAGGCTGTTAAAGCTATTGCTATTTCTAGAGGTTTTGTAGCACCAAGTGGTATGGATTTAATTTGTATACCAGCTTTTACTGACATTGAAATTGAAGGAGAAGAAAGGACAGCAATAAAGTTCCTTGTTGAACCAAGATAG
- a CDS encoding PHP domain-containing protein, whose product MITDLHLHTTFSDGSYTPSQAVDMAVESGLDGIAITDHDSLEGIEAAVKRGKLYNDFYIIPGIEFGCVYLDEEVHLLGYFFDYYSENMLSLTKGLKDARVTRGEKIIKKLNNLGIKITIDDVIKHARKDYIGRPHIGRALIDKGYVNSMDEAFGKYLNRGKPAYVERYKLRIEEVVELIHSENGLVSLAHPGLLDQKEIINHCIKSGIDGIEVIHPKHSNKNVLDFIKVAERFNLIATGGSDWHGNFKDGDCLLGKYYVNLNNIPEMKRRIQNVNI is encoded by the coding sequence ATGATAACAGATTTGCATTTACATACTACTTTTTCTGATGGTTCATATACCCCCTCCCAAGCTGTAGATATGGCAGTTGAATCTGGTCTTGATGGTATTGCTATTACTGATCATGATTCACTAGAAGGAATTGAAGCTGCTGTAAAGAGGGGAAAATTATACAATGATTTTTATATTATCCCAGGAATTGAATTTGGTTGTGTCTATTTAGATGAAGAAGTCCACTTATTAGGATATTTTTTTGATTATTACTCAGAAAATATGTTATCCTTAACTAAGGGGTTGAAAGATGCAAGAGTAACAAGAGGAGAAAAAATAATTAAAAAATTAAATAATCTAGGAATTAAAATTACTATTGATGATGTAATAAAACATGCTAGAAAAGATTATATTGGAAGGCCTCATATAGGAAGGGCATTAATAGATAAAGGATATGTAAATTCAATGGATGAAGCCTTTGGAAAATATTTAAATAGAGGAAAACCAGCTTATGTTGAACGCTATAAACTAAGAATTGAGGAAGTTGTAGAACTTATTCATAGTGAAAATGGTCTTGTAAGTCTTGCTCATCCTGGTTTATTGGATCAGAAAGAAATAATAAATCACTGTATTAAGTCTGGAATTGATGGTATAGAGGTTATACATCCTAAACATTCTAATAAAAATGTACTAGATTTTATTAAAGTAGCAGAAAGATTTAATTTGATAGCTACTGGCGGTTCAGATTGGCATGGTAATTTTAAAGATGGAGACTGTTTACTAGGAAAGTATTATGTAAACTTAAATAATATTCCTGAAATGAAAAGGAGGATACAAAATGTCAACATATAA
- a CDS encoding PadR family transcriptional regulator yields the protein MSTYKGERNRQFPAKISTTSFVKLYILHFLKERSYYGNEIIDEIKTRLDGKWEPSPGMVYPLLRDLEEKGYVTGWWDEPDKRSIRRYKITDKGYEHYKVILLMYKPIFEDSLHIINNVLMDIYGIDR from the coding sequence ATGTCAACATATAAAGGGGAACGAAATAGGCAGTTTCCTGCTAAAATTAGTACAACCTCTTTTGTAAAACTCTATATCTTACACTTTCTTAAAGAAAGAAGCTATTATGGAAATGAAATTATAGATGAGATAAAAACTAGACTTGATGGTAAGTGGGAACCAAGTCCAGGAATGGTTTATCCTTTACTTAGAGATTTAGAGGAAAAGGGTTATGTAACAGGTTGGTGGGATGAACCTGATAAAAGATCTATAAGAAGATATAAAATTACTGATAAAGGGTATGAGCATTATAAAGTAATACTATTAATGTATAAACCAATTTTTGAGGATTCCTTACACATTATTAATAATGTTCTAATGGATATATATGGGATAGATAGATAA
- a CDS encoding pyridoxal phosphate-dependent aminotransferase, with protein MNLSKKGLEISPSVTLEITAKAKAMKAEGIDVISFGAGEPDFNTPESIQKEGIRAIKKGLTKYTAASGITELKKAVCEKLEKDNNLTYEPENIIISSGAKHSIYNALMAILNPEDEVIISIPYWVSYPEMVKIAGGKPVFIQTKEENGFKFNVDDLNNVLTDKTKAIILNSPSNPTGAIYTKDELGVIANWAVENNVFVISDEIYEKLIYDDLKHVSIANLGDEIKDLTIVINGMSKAYAMTGWRIGYAAAHRDIAKIMSNIQSHTTSNPCSISQYASIEGLTGEQENVLEMKKHFEERRNYMNKAVNSIKGLSCKKPEGAFYIMINFKELKGKVINGQTINSSLDLANLLLDKGNVAVVPGMGFGDDDYIRLSYATSMENIKEGLKRIKDIVEEN; from the coding sequence ATGAATTTATCTAAAAAGGGTTTAGAAATATCACCATCTGTAACATTAGAAATTACTGCTAAAGCTAAGGCTATGAAAGCAGAAGGAATTGACGTTATAAGCTTTGGCGCAGGTGAACCAGATTTTAACACTCCTGAATCTATTCAAAAAGAAGGAATAAGAGCGATTAAGAAAGGCTTAACCAAGTATACAGCTGCTTCTGGAATTACAGAACTTAAAAAAGCGGTCTGTGAAAAGCTAGAAAAGGATAATAATTTAACTTATGAACCTGAAAATATTATTATTTCAAGTGGTGCAAAACATTCAATTTATAATGCATTAATGGCAATACTAAACCCAGAAGATGAAGTGATAATTTCTATACCATATTGGGTTAGCTATCCTGAAATGGTTAAAATTGCAGGGGGAAAACCTGTCTTTATTCAAACTAAAGAAGAAAATGGTTTTAAATTTAATGTTGATGATTTAAATAATGTATTGACAGATAAAACTAAAGCAATAATTTTAAACAGTCCAAGTAATCCAACAGGTGCAATTTATACAAAAGATGAATTAGGTGTAATTGCTAATTGGGCTGTTGAAAATAATGTATTTGTAATTTCTGATGAAATTTATGAAAAATTAATATATGATGATCTAAAACATGTAAGTATAGCTAATCTTGGTGATGAAATAAAGGATTTAACTATTGTTATAAATGGGATGTCTAAAGCATATGCTATGACTGGCTGGAGAATTGGATATGCTGCTGCACATAGAGATATAGCAAAAATTATGAGTAATATTCAAAGTCATACTACTTCTAACCCATGCTCAATATCTCAATATGCAAGTATTGAAGGATTAACAGGAGAACAAGAAAACGTTTTAGAAATGAAAAAACATTTTGAAGAAAGAAGAAATTATATGAATAAAGCTGTTAATTCTATTAAAGGATTAAGCTGCAAAAAACCTGAAGGTGCTTTCTATATTATGATTAATTTTAAAGAGTTAAAAGGAAAAGTTATTAATGGACAAACAATAAATAGTTCCTTAGACTTAGCAAACTTATTATTAGATAAAGGTAATGTAGCAGTTGTTCCAGGAATGGGTTTTGGTGATGACGACTATATAAGACTTTCATATGCAACATCTATGGAAAATATTAAAGAAGGATTAAAGAGAATAAAGGATATAGTAGAGGAAAATTAA